One part of the Raphanus sativus cultivar WK10039 chromosome 7, ASM80110v3, whole genome shotgun sequence genome encodes these proteins:
- the LOC108815352 gene encoding uncharacterized protein LOC108815352: MVLPGEGDSTATGHERPTKKKALHNFRLPNLNWGVQQTLRCVKVEPHGGSGDEEGIEEFRERMMLDIRTVKESIFREHVLGYEEDDHTNERDESEQPREREREVSPTVEVKRWNFRKRRGECEAMELGFVEEKVNTSSLMRSRFISTLSKKEVEDDMMKMTGQLPPRRPKKRPRAVQKKINFLHPAFYFSEEVTEDIY; the protein is encoded by the exons ATGGTGTTACCTGGTGAGGGAGACAGCACGGCAACGGGACATGAGAGACCGACGAAGAAGAAGGCTCTCCACAATTTCAGGCTCCCTAACTTGAATTGGGGGGTTCAGCAAACTCTGAGGTGCGTGAAGGTCGAACCTCACGGTGGCTCCGGCGACGAGGAAGGGATCGAAGAGTTTAGGGAGAGGATGATGTTGGATATTAGAACGGTGAAGGAGTCCATCTTTAGAGAACATGTGCTTGGTTACGAGGAAGATGATCACACGAACGAGAGAGATGAATCAGAGCAGccgagggagagggagagggaggtTTCTCCGACAGTGGAGGTTAAGCGGTGGAATTTTAGAAAGAGAAGAGGAGAGTGTGAGGCTATGGAATTAGGGTTTGTGGAGGAGAAAGTGAATACGTCGTCGTTGATGAGGTCCAGGTTCATCTCGACGCTGTCGAAGAAAGAGGTGGAAGATGATATGATGAAGATGACGGGTCAGTTACCACCGCGACGGCCCAAGAAACGTCCCAGAGCCGTTCAGAAAAAGATCAAT TTTCTGCATCCagctttttattttagtgaagAAGTTACTGAAGATATCTACTAG